A portion of the Clostridium gelidum genome contains these proteins:
- a CDS encoding ISLre2 family transposase: MYELSLNDKGMTFKELEKRIYKYACDEACNALKSILEFLDEKLLNERDSKVYRNKGRKQTCLRTIMGNVEYSRRIYEFKLEDGKKATKYLLDEYLGMDTLGNVSINLVETILTNVTEVSFRKTSENIKTMCNQDISAQGVWNIVQTLGEKIKEIENRKIELNDKGALKGEKEVPVLFQEQDGVWLYLQGNDRPKGKNKKKELKLAVSYTGWTLRPGSKKEYVVVDKTVCASFSNSNHFKKLASATISEKYNVDEIQTRILNGDGANWIKATCEDEDIHFQLDPFHVGQAIIRKVSDKRAQKQLLKLFREGKIDEGLETIVNMMILTNEKDIAFKKLTELYDYFVHNRDGLIPYKLRSDINMPTAPEGMEYKNLGTMEHNICDVLAQRMKGRKMSWSINGADNLSKILSEKFSNRLFDTVDKIYRNIISDDVIDTVVAKLPLTVFQANKESNKCKAYKCNSAQIPYSGAAATLGRKIVRDLCGLKSFSDISYS, from the coding sequence ATGTATGAATTAAGTTTAAATGATAAAGGAATGACTTTCAAGGAGTTAGAGAAAAGAATTTATAAATATGCTTGTGACGAAGCTTGTAATGCTTTAAAAAGTATATTAGAATTTTTAGATGAAAAACTACTTAATGAAAGAGATAGCAAGGTTTACCGTAATAAAGGTCGTAAGCAAACTTGTTTGAGGACTATTATGGGGAACGTAGAGTATTCTAGGCGCATTTATGAATTTAAACTTGAAGATGGTAAGAAAGCAACTAAGTACCTTTTGGATGAGTATTTAGGGATGGACACTTTAGGAAATGTGTCTATAAATCTCGTAGAAACTATTTTAACTAACGTGACGGAGGTTTCTTTTAGAAAGACATCTGAGAATATTAAAACTATGTGTAATCAAGATATTAGTGCTCAAGGCGTTTGGAACATAGTTCAAACACTTGGGGAAAAGATTAAAGAAATAGAAAATCGTAAAATTGAGTTAAATGACAAAGGTGCATTAAAAGGCGAAAAGGAAGTACCAGTATTGTTTCAGGAGCAAGATGGAGTTTGGCTCTATCTTCAAGGTAATGATAGACCAAAAGGGAAAAATAAAAAGAAAGAGTTAAAACTAGCAGTATCATATACTGGCTGGACTTTACGCCCAGGGAGCAAAAAAGAATATGTGGTTGTTGATAAAACTGTTTGTGCAAGCTTTAGCAATTCCAATCACTTTAAAAAGCTTGCTAGCGCAACAATTTCAGAAAAATACAATGTAGATGAAATTCAAACTAGAATATTAAACGGTGATGGAGCAAATTGGATTAAAGCAACTTGTGAGGATGAAGACATTCATTTTCAGCTAGATCCATTTCATGTAGGCCAAGCGATTATACGTAAGGTAAGTGATAAAAGAGCTCAAAAGCAATTACTAAAACTATTTAGAGAAGGTAAAATTGATGAAGGTCTAGAAACTATTGTAAATATGATGATACTTACAAACGAAAAAGATATTGCATTTAAGAAGCTTACTGAATTATATGATTACTTTGTTCACAATAGAGATGGATTAATACCGTATAAATTAAGAAGTGACATAAACATGCCTACGGCGCCGGAAGGCATGGAATACAAGAATCTAGGCACAATGGAACATAATATTTGTGATGTATTAGCTCAAAGAATGAAGGGCAGAAAAATGAGCTGGTCTATTAATGGTGCAGATAATTTATCTAAAATATTATCTGAAAAATTTAGTAATAGGTTGTTTGATACTGTAGATAAAATCTACAGAAATATTATTTCTGATGATGTTATTGATACAGTAGTTGCAAAACTACCATTAACAGTATTTCAAGCGAATAAAGAATCTAATAAGTGTAAGGCATATAAGTGCAATAGTGCACAAATTCCGTATAGCGGAGCTGCCGCAACGTTAGGTAGAAAAATAGTACGTGATTTATGTGGATTAAAATCATTTAGTGATATTAGTTATAGTTAA